Genomic segment of Umezawaea sp. Da 62-37:
GGACCGGTGCTCGACCACCCCTACGCGTGCTTCGGCGCGAGCATGGGCGCACGGGTCTCCTGGGTGCTCTCGCACGCGCTGCGCGACCGCCACCTCCCCATGCCGCGGAAGCTCTACGTGTCGAGCAGTTCGGGGCCCGTGCTCGAAGAAGCGGTGCGCGGATGGGACGGGACCGACGACGAGCTCGTCGCCTACGTGCGGGAGCTGGGTGGCACCCCGCCCGAGGTGCTGGACGACAGCGGACTGCTCACCGCGCTGCTCCCCGTGCTGCGCGCAGACCTCACGGTCCTGGCCTCGCACGAGTACCGCCCGTCGACACCGCTGGACGTCCCGGTCCACGTGTTCGCGGGCCGCCACGACCTCGAGTCGACGCCGGAGCGGATGGCAGCGTGGCGGGCGGAGACGTCCGCGGCGTTCGACCTGGACCTCATCGACACCGGGCACTTCCTCGACGACGACGCGGTGCGGCGGGTGACCGACGTGATCGGGCGCGACCTGGGGTGACGGCATGCCAGGGCATCAGTCGGTCGGGCCGCCCCGACGTACGCGGCTCAGCACGCCGGGGGGCGACGTCATCCCCGCCTCCGCGCCGCGACGGCCTCCGCGCCGCGGCGTACCCGGCGGGGTCCGGTCAGCCCGCCGCGACCTCGGGCGCGGTCGGAAGGCGCAGCAGGGCGGCCCTGGTCAGCTCGGCCTTGTTGCCCACCCGGAGCTTCGCCCGGATGCGCTTGACGTACGTGTTCACGGTGTGGGGGCTGATGCCGAGTCGGGTCGCGATCTGCCCGTGGGTCAGACCGCACGCGATCTCGAACAGCACCTGCTGCTCCCGCTCCGAGAGGGCGGGTTCCACGGGATCGGATTCCCGCCTGGCGGCGGGCACCCCGACGTCGTGGCACCCGGCCGTGCCGCACACCGCCCGCACCGCCTCGACGAGGTGTTCGACGGACTCGTGCTTGCTGATCACACGGGCTGCCCCGGCGCGGAGGTAGGTCTCGCACCCGGTGGCCGTCATGCGGTCCGCCAGCACGAGGACCGGGGTGAGCCGCGCCATCTCGACTATGCGCGCCAGGTCCAGGTCCGGTCGCAGCACGTCGGTGTCGACCAGGACCGCGTCGGCGGACCGCGGGTCGTCCTGATCGGACGGTGCCGTCGCCGAGCAGACCTCGATCCCGGCGTCGGCCAGGGTCTGCACGAGACCGGCGAGGTAGATCGGTGAGCTGACGAGAACGGTGACCCGCGTCATGGTGGTCCCCTCCGTCGAACGGATTCAGGTGATCGGGCGCGGTGGTCCGCCCGGTGTTCGACCGAACACCGGGCGGACCACCGCTTCCGGCTTGGCGGGAACGTCACCGCGACGCCACTGCCCGCTACCGGTTCACGACCCCGACGCGGATTGCCCCGACGGTCGCCCGCTCACCTCCGGCACCGGCGGCGGTGCGGTGGGCGGTTCGGGTGGAGAGGCCCGCAGGGTCATCCGTCGGACGTCCGGCAGTGCGAGCAGACCGGTGTTGAACACGCCGACGAGAACGGCCGCCGCGATCAGCACGGTCGCCGTCCCGGTCACGTCGGCGATCGGCGCGGCGAGGGCGAGGCCGAGCGGCCTGGCGGCGAAGGACAGCAGGGCGTCGTAGGAGTCGGCCCTGGCCAGTGCCTGTGGCGGGAACTGCTGCTGCATCACGGTCTGCCACAGCGCGTTGAGGACGCCCAGGCCGAACATGGCCGTGAAGTAGGCCACCGCGTCGACCCACACCGGGGCGGGCACGGCGAAAGCCGCCAGCGGGAGCGCGAACACCGCGCCGCCGAGGGAGGTCGCGATCAGCGGCCTGGTGATGGGCAGCCGCGAGGCCAGGAACGCGCCGATGATCATGCCGGCCATGCCGCACTGGTAGATGACGATCCACGAGACCTCCCCGCCCAACTCGCGGATCGCGATCAGCGGACCGAGGGTCATGAAGATGCCCGCGGTCAGGTTGGACACGCCGTGGCCGATCAGGTTCGTCCAGAACCACTGGCGCTTGCGGACCTCCGACCAGCCCTCGGCCAGGTCGCGCAGGAACGTCGAGTGCGTGCTCCGCACGGGACGGGGCGCGGTGCGGATGCCGCCGAGCATGGCGCCCCCGGCGAAGAACACGCCCGCGGTGACCACGAACAGCCAGCCCGCGCCGACCGTCGCGATCAGCACGCCCGCGATGCCCGGTCCGATGACCAGCGCCAGACCGCGGATGACCCCGAGCCGCCCGTTGACCCGCAGTCGTTCACCCTCGGGAACGGTGGAGGCGACCAGCGGGGACAGGGTCGGCGTACCGAGGGCGATGGCCGCGCCCGCGACCGCCGACAGCACGGCGAGGTGGGGGATGCGCATCGTGCCGAACAGCAGTTCCGCGCCGATCGCCAGCTGCGCCAGACCTCGGACCACGTCCATGGCGAAGGCCAGCCGCTGAGGGCGCAGGCGGTCGGCGAGGACCCCGCCGACGGGCAGCAGGACCAGCTGGGGGATCAGCTCGCAGGCCAGCACGAGCCCCACGTCCGACGCGGAGCCGGTGGCCTGGATGATCGCGAGGATCAGCGCGGTCGGGATGATCGCGGTGCCGAGCAGGGACAGGGACCTGCCGACCAGCAGTCGGCGGATGGCGGTGCGGTCGACGACGGGGTGGTTCACGCGGTACCTCCCGCCATGGCCTTCCGGCCCTCGACGGCCGCGGCCATGCCCGCTGCCAGTTCGCCCAGCAGCGCGGGGGGCGCGTCCAGGAACGAGTGGTGCTCGCCCTCCAGCACGACCTGGCGGTACCGGCCGGGTTCTGCGTAGTGCTGCCACCCGGTGCTCTGCTCGGGGCGGATCTCGACGTCGTCGCGCCAGCTGATCACGTCGATCGCCGACGGCAGCACCACCGGCTCGTCCAGGTGGTACGCCTTGTTCGCGTCGACGTCCTTGCGCATCACGCGCAGGCTCATGGCGATCATGTCGGGACTCGGTGTGCCGCCGAGCCGTTTCGCGAACGCGGCCAGCTCGACCGCGAGCTGAGCGTTGCCCAGTTCGAGGAACCGGCCGAACGGGCCGTCGTGCGGAGCCACCTGGGAGGAGATGAACAGCCGGTCGGGCGTGGGCAGGCCGCGCTGCCGCAGCTCGACCGCGAGCGCGAAGCCGGGCAGCGCGCCGCCGCAGTGGCCGAAGAACCCGAACGGCCGGTCGAAGTGGGGTGCCAGCTGGTCGGCCAGCTGGTCGGCGAGCTGCTCGTAGGTGCCGTAGTGGGGTTCCTTGATGCGGTTCTCCCGGCCCGGCGGCTGCACGAGGCAGATCTCGGCGTCATCCGCGTACGCGGGCCACCGGTTGTACATCGACGCGCCCACGCCCGAGTAGGGGAAGCAGAAGATCCGGGCGGGGGAGTCGGGGTTGAGCTTGCGCAGCAGAATTCGTTGCGGTGTGGCGGGAGCTGACACGGACAACCTCCGGTGGAGGGCGGACGGGCGGGTCGGGACGAGCGCTAGCCGTTGAGCGGGACGGGTTCGTCGAGCGTGATCGCCTCCTCCAACTTCTCCGCGGCCCCGCGGTGGAGGCGGGCGCTGACGCGCATGTCCTTGATGCCCGCGACGAAGTTCGACGTCAGGTGTTCCACCGGCGCCTCCAACCGGAATTCGGCTACGGTGCCGACGATCCGGTCGACGAGCAGGCGCAGGGCGATGCGCGCGAGCGGGGCGCCGATGCAGTAGTGCGGGCCGAAGCCGAAGGCGACGTGCCGGTTCGGCGACCGGGAGACGTCGAACCGGAACGGGTCGGCGAAGACCTCTTCGTCGCGGTTGGCCGACCCCAGCCACGCGACGACCGGATCACCGCGGCGCAGTTCGACGCCGCGGATCTCGGTGGGTCGCGTCACGTGGCGCATGAAGTGGTTGGCGGGTGACGACCAGCGCAGCCCCTCCTCGACCGCCGAGGGCACCAGCTCGGGGTCGGCGAGCAGCCGGCGGTACTCGTCCGGGTGCTCGATCAGCGCCAGGACGGTGCCCGCGACCGCGTGCGGGGTCGTGACGTTGGCGCCGAGCAGCAGGCTGTAGCAGTTGTACACGAGTTCGTCGTGCCGGAACGGCCTGCCGCCGACGTCCATCCGCAGCAACGACCCCACCAGGTCGTCGCCGGGGTCCCCCGCGCGCCGCCGGACGTCCGCGGAGAAGTACGAGAACAGCTCGTGGTGCGCGGACGCCAGCGTGCCGTCGCCCTGGCTGAACTCCGGGTCGTCCGGCGCGATCGCCGTGGACGTCAGCCGGGTGAGCCGGGGCCAGTCCGACTCCGGCAGTCCCATCAGGGTCCCGGTGAACGCCATCGGGAAGTCGGCGAGCGCGCGGGCGAGGTTCCACGTCCCGTCCGCCAGCGGTGCGAGCATCCGGTCCACCATCCGCCGCACCTTCGGCACGAGCGGGCTCAGCGCCCGCGCGGACAGCAGGTCCGCCATCGGCCGCCGCATCGCGGTGTGCGCTGGCGGGTCGCTGGCGGCCATCATCTTGCCGCCCGCGGGATCCCGGCCGCCCAGGATCGACAGGAGGGTGCCCCGCTTGGAGGTGAAGCGGGTGTGGTCGCGCAGCACGTCGTTGACGTCGTCGTACTTCGTCACCGACCAGAACTCGCGGCCGTCGGGCAGTTCCTGGCGGTGCACGGGGGAGTGCCGCCGCATCGCCGTCCAGATCGGGTGCGGGTCGCCGGTCCCGTACAGCGACGACGCGTGCAGGTCCGCGGCGGTGATGTCGGCCTGCGGCACGGCCGTGCCGTCCGCCGTGGTCCTCATGAGGCCTCCTCGGCGCCCTGGCAGCCGCGGGCGATCAACGCGGCGAGCTCGGCCACGGTCGGGTTCTCGTAGTAGGTGTGGATGGGGACGTCGACCTCGTGGCGGTCGAAGATCTCGGACGTGAGCCGGACCGCCATCAGCGAGTGGCCGCCGATCTCGAAGAAGTCGTCGTCCACGCCGACCCGCTCGACCTGGAGCAGGTCGGCCCACAGCTCGGCCAGCCAGGACTCCAGCGGGGTGGCCGGAGCCCGGTAGTCGGTGCTCAGGTCGCCGCGGTCGGGCAGCGCCAGCGCGGCGAGCGCGGAGCGGTCGACCTTGCCGTTGGCGGTCAGCGGCAGCTCGTCCACGCGCACGAAGCGGGCCGGGATCATGTAGGGCGGCAGGAACGCCGCCAGGTGGTCGCGCAGCCAGGCCGAGATGACGGCCTCGTCGCTGGCGTAGTACGCGGTCAGCGCCTGACCGGTGGCGGACGGACGCGGCAGCACCGCGACGTCCTCCACGTCGGGGTGCGTGCGCAGCACGACCTCGACCTCGGCGGGCTCCACCCGGAACCCGCGGATCTTGACCTGGCGGTCCTCGCGGCCCAGGAACTCCAACCGGCCGTCCGGGCCGCGGCGACCGAGATCGCCGGTGGCGTACATGCGATCGCCGGGAACCCCGGAGAACGGGTCCGGCACGAACCTGTCCGCGGTGGCGCCGGGCGCGCCCAGGTAACCGTGCGCGAGCCCGAGCCCGGAGGTGAAGATGCGGCCGGTCCGCCCGTCCGGCACCCGGTCGCCGTGCTCGTCCAGGAGGTGCACGAGGGTGCCGGTGACAGGTCGTCCGATGGGAACCGCGCCCGCGCCCACCGGTCCGTCGAGCACCGCGCAGCAGGTGAACGTGGTGTTCTCGGTGGGCCCGTAGCCGTTGACGACGGCTGTGGACGGCAGGGCCGCGATCGCCCGGTCGACGTGCGACGGCGAGAGGACGTCCCCGCCTGCGATGAGCAGCCGCAACCCGGTCAGGTCCGCCAACCCGGCCTCGACCACCTGGTGGAACAGGCCCGCGGTGAGCCACAGGACCGTCACCCCCCGATCGCGGACGAGCGCCGTCAGGTCGGCCGGGCGCAGGTCGCCCGCCGGGGCCACGACCAGCTTCCCGCCGTTGAGCAGGGGGCCCCAGATCTCCAGGGTCGACGCGTCGAACGCGGCGGGCGCGAACTGGAGGAACACGTCGTCGCGTCCCACCGGGAGGTAGTCGGCCCCGACGACCAGGCGCACGACCGCCCGGTGCGGCACGACCACGCCCTTCGGCGTTCCGGTCGACCCGGACGTGTAGGCGACGTACGCGGTGTCCGCGCCGCGCGGCGTGCCGAGGGGGACGTCCCCGGCGCGGGCCGCCAGCTCGGCGGGGGTCGTCCACGGCGCTTCCCCGCCGACCACGAGCGCGGGTCGCGCGTCGCGCAGGATCGCGGCACGGCGCTCGACGGGCGTGTCGGGGGCGAGCACGAGGTAGGCGCACCCGGCCTTCAGCACGGCCAGTTGCAGCACCACGAGGTCCACCGAGCGCGGTAGCAGGATGCCCACCACGTCGCCCGCGGCGGCACCCGAGGCGCGCAAGGCGCCCGCGAGCGCGGTCGTCCGCCGGTCGAGCTGGGCGTAGCTGAGGTCGCCGTCCTCGCCGGAGACGGCGACGGCCTCGGGAAAGGTCCTGGCGTGGTGCGTGAACACGTCCACGATGGAGCGGAGTCCGCGTTCACCGAGTGTGGTGGACATCTGCCATTCCCCTTCGTTCCGGTGGTGCCTGTCGCCCCGCCTCCAGCGCGATCCAGACCGACGTGGCCTTGGCCAGCAACCGCCCCGCGGGGTCGTAGAGCGCGGTGCCGATGTGGGCGGTGCGCCCGTTCCTCCGCCACAGCCCGCCGACGACCACGTGGGGACGTCCCGGCTCCGGCAGTTCGAGGACCAGCGCGCTCATCCGGCCGAGCACCATCGGCTCGCGGACGGGGTCGCAGGTCCAGCCACCGGGGCAGTCCAGGGCGCTCCAGACCAGTTCGGTGGACACGTCCGCGTCGGGCGTCCACGTGCACGCCACCAGGTCGCGGCCGTCGAGGCGACCGGGCGTGAGCGGGAAGCCCAGCGCGGGCTCGACGTCGACGCCGCACACGAAGCACGTCGGGAACGGGTGCCCCTCGCGGCCCGCGAACGACGACTCCGCCCGCCGAGCCTCCTCGACCGTGACGGGGTCGACCGCCCGCATGGTCGACGAGCCGGGGCCGACCGTGGCGACGAGGACGTCCCCGTGCCACACCTGGGCGCGCGCGCCGTGCCCGCGCACGTCCAGCGCGCTCGCCAGTGGAGGTGGGGCGTGCAGCACCACCGCCGCCGGCGCCCCGGTCGCGCTCGGCGACAGGGTGGAGAACACGCCGCACGCGTAACCGCCGTTCGCGCTGTCCGCGGGTCCGCGGTACGCGCTGCCGATCACCACGTCCATCAGGACCGTCCCGAGTGGATCTGCGTCAGCGGGAAGTCCCGGCACAGCAGCGCGACCTCGGCGAGGACCTCCGTGCGCACGGCCTCGTCCAGGTACCAGGTCACCGTCCCGGCGGGGCGGACCGCGGCCAGGACGCGCACGACCAGTGCCGCGCACCGGCGGACCGCGTCGTCCGTCATCCCGCGCGCCGCGAGGATGTTGGTCCCGAGGCGCAGCCCGCTGGTGACCGACGGGCCGTACCGGTCACCGGGGATCTTGTTCTTGTTCGTCACGATCCCGCACGACTCCAGCGCCTGCTCCGCGATCACCCCGGTCAGGCCGGCGGGGGTGACGTCGAGCAGCACCATGTGGTTGTCGGTGCCACCGGTGAGCACCTCGTGGCCCGCGGCCGTCATCGCCTCGGCGAGCACGTCGGCGTTCGCGCGGACGCGGCGGGCCAGGTCCTTGAACGACGGGTCGAGCACCATGCCCAGCGCACGGGCCTTGGCGGCGATCGAGTTCAGCGCGGGCGTGCCCTGGAAGTAGGGGAACACCGCGTTGTCCACCACCTCGGCGAGGGTGCGGCCGCGGCCCGGCACCGGGGTGTCCGCGTCCCGGCCGAGCAGGATCAGTCCGCCGCGCGGTCCGTACAGCTGCTTGTAGGTGCTCGTGGTGGTGATGTGCGCGTGGTCGACGGGGTTCGGGTGCAGCCCGGCCGCGATCAGGCCCGCCACGTGCGAGATGTCCGCCACCAGGTAGGCGCCCACCGCGTCGGCGACGGCCCGGAACCGGGCGTAGTCGATGAAGCGCGGGTACGAGCTGGCCCCGCACACGACGACCCGCGGCCGGTGCTCCTCGGCGAGTTCCGCCATCCGGTCGTAGTCGATCAGCCCGGAGGCGTCGGTGCCGTAGGAGACCGGGGTGAAGTACCGGCCGGTGACGGAAGGGGCGGCGCCGTGCGTCAGGTGTCCGCCCGCGTCGAGGCCCATGCCCATCAGCACGTCGCCCGGCCGCAGCAGGCCGAACAGCACGATCTGGTTGGCGTTGCTGCCCGAGTGGGGCTGCACGTTGGCGTGGCGGGCGCCGAACGCGCGGATGGCGCGGTCCACGGCCAGTCTCTCGACCTCGTCGGCGACCTGGCTGCCCGCGTGGAACCGGGCACCGGGGTAACCCTCGGCGGTGACGTTGCCGAGCACCGACCCCGCGCACGCGAGGACCGACGGGTCGGCGACGCTGGACGCGGCGACCAGCGCGAGGGTTTCGGCCTGCCGCACCTGCTCGCGCTCGAGGAGGTCGAACAGGACGGGGTCGGACTCGCGGAGCGCGCGCACCCCGTGGTCGGCGATCTCCACGACATCGGCTGTCGTCATGCTCGGCTCCTGTTCCCGGTCGCGCCCAGCGGGACGACCGAGTTCGACGGTGGTCCGACGAGCCCGTCCACGGCGGCGAGCAGCGACCCGCGCAGCTCCTCGGGCGCACCGTCGCCGTGCTTGGCGACGTCGACGGTGATCTCCACCCGCACCCCCGCCGAGGGCAGGTTGTCGATCGCCTCGATGCGGATCGGGAAATCGGCCCGCTCGCGCATGTCCTCCTCGGGATCGAGCAGGCCGTCGGCGAGGGCGGCGTGGCGGGCGTGGAAGCGCACGTAGTTGAACGCCGAGTCGAACGGCCTGCGGTTCAGCAGTCGGCGCACCTCCGAGTCGGGGAAGCGGCGGTGCGGCAGCAGCGCGCGTTCCCCGGCCAGCGCCGCGTCCGCCGCGGCGCGCCAGGTCGTGCCGTCCAGCGGCAGTCGCAGGGGGAGGTAGTTCAGGAACAGGCCGATGGTGAGGTCCGCGCCCGGCACCTCCGGCCGTCCGCCGACCGGGACGCCGACCACGGGGGCCGTGGTGCCGGTGAACGCGGCGACCGCCGCGGCGTGGACGGCCAGCATGAGCGACTTCAGCGGCACACCCCACGCCGCGGAGCGCTCGACGAGTGCGGCGGCGGCGTCGTGGGGCAGGGGGAAGCCGATCTTCCGGTACCGGGGTTCCCCGGAGGCCTCCTCCGTGGCCAGGTGCGGGCGCAGCGCGTCGAAGTGGGCGCGGGAGGCCGCGTCCCGCAGCGCGGCGCGCTCCAGCCGCACGTGCTCCCGCTGCATCGGCGCGGGCGTGCCCAGGTCGAGGGGCGTGCCGTCCAGGTCGGCGGCGTAGGCGCGGACCACTTCGCTGGTGAAGATCGACTCGCTCCAGCCGTCCATGAGCGAGTGGTGGAAGGCGTGCGAGAACCGGAACCTCCCCTCATCCAGCGCGGCGGCGTGCACGCGCACCAGCGGTACGGACTCCGGGTCGAACACCTCCTTCAGCGACCCGGTCATGACCTCCTCGTACCGGGCCGCCTCGACGTCCGGCGCCAGCCCGCGGTGGTCGGCGAACTCGACCGGGATCCGCGCGGACCACTGCACCACTTGCATCGCCTCGCTGAACGTGACCAGGTCGAACCGGGTGCGCAGCGCCGGATGCCTGCCCGACACCACCGCCAGCGCCCGGACGAGGGCGTCCGCGTCCAGCGGCCGGTTCACCACCCGCGACACGACGGTGTGGTAGTTGTCCCCGTTGCTGAGCAGCGTCTCGTAGATCAGGCCCAGTTGCAGGCGCGAGGCCGGGTATGCGTCCTCGGCGTCGGCGGGGACCAGCGCCCGGTCCTCCGGCGCGAGCAGGTCGCCCGCGTCGTCCGGACCCGCCCGGTCCGCGCCCAGCGCCGCGCACATCCCGCGCACGGTGGGGCTGCGGAACAGGTCCACCAGCGTGAGGTCGAGCCCCTCCTCCGCCGCCGCGCCGATGACCTTGAGCGCCAGCAGGGAATCCCCGCCGAGCGAGAAGAAGTCGCCGTCCTCGTCGACCCGGTCCACCCCGAGGACGTCCTGCCAGATCCTGGCCAGCACCCGCTCGGGACGTGTTGCCGCGTTGCCCATGTGCTCATCCCTCCGATCCGTCACAGCGCGCCGAGGTCGGCGCCGCTGACCGCGAGGTCGCCGTCGTCGAAGGAGAACCGGAACACCAGCCGGTCGTCGACGGCCGCGGCCAGCGCGGCCAACTCCGCGTGGTCGGCGACCCGACCGATCACCATGTCCATCTCCTGGGTGTGCACCCCGCCCGCCAGCGCCGCGCCGGGCCTGCTGAACACCCGGTACACGCCGACGCCGGACATCCCGCGGACATCGTCGCCGCCGTCGACGCCGACCAGCACGCACGGCCGTCGCGGCGCGGGGTGGAACTGGTGGAAGAACACCTCGTCGGTGGACAGTTCCGGCAGCTTCACGTCCTCCCCGAGCGCGACCCGCCCGCCCGCCTCGACCAGGTTGGCGCCGAGGGCGTGGATCGCCAGTTCGTTCATGCCACCGCCGAGCCTCCCGTTGACCTCGATCAGGCGAGGTCCCGACGGGGTCAGCTTGAGCTCGGTGTGCACCAGCCCCGTGG
This window contains:
- a CDS encoding thioesterase domain-containing protein, which gives rise to MDERRWLKGLGRRGGGRTRLLCFHYAGGSAAMFRQWWHLLPDSVEPVAVQLPGRADRFGEPPHTTMAALVEDLVDVLGPVLDHPYACFGASMGARVSWVLSHALRDRHLPMPRKLYVSSSSGPVLEEAVRGWDGTDDELVAYVRELGGTPPEVLDDSGLLTALLPVLRADLTVLASHEYRPSTPLDVPVHVFAGRHDLESTPERMAAWRAETSAAFDLDLIDTGHFLDDDAVRRVTDVIGRDLG
- a CDS encoding response regulator transcription factor is translated as MTRVTVLVSSPIYLAGLVQTLADAGIEVCSATAPSDQDDPRSADAVLVDTDVLRPDLDLARIVEMARLTPVLVLADRMTATGCETYLRAGAARVISKHESVEHLVEAVRAVCGTAGCHDVGVPAARRESDPVEPALSEREQQVLFEIACGLTHGQIATRLGISPHTVNTYVKRIRAKLRVGNKAELTRAALLRLPTAPEVAAG
- a CDS encoding MFS transporter; translated protein: MNHPVVDRTAIRRLLVGRSLSLLGTAIIPTALILAIIQATGSASDVGLVLACELIPQLVLLPVGGVLADRLRPQRLAFAMDVVRGLAQLAIGAELLFGTMRIPHLAVLSAVAGAAIALGTPTLSPLVASTVPEGERLRVNGRLGVIRGLALVIGPGIAGVLIATVGAGWLFVVTAGVFFAGGAMLGGIRTAPRPVRSTHSTFLRDLAEGWSEVRKRQWFWTNLIGHGVSNLTAGIFMTLGPLIAIRELGGEVSWIVIYQCGMAGMIIGAFLASRLPITRPLIATSLGGAVFALPLAAFAVPAPVWVDAVAYFTAMFGLGVLNALWQTVMQQQFPPQALARADSYDALLSFAARPLGLALAAPIADVTGTATVLIAAAVLVGVFNTGLLALPDVRRMTLRASPPEPPTAPPPVPEVSGRPSGQSASGS
- a CDS encoding thioesterase domain-containing protein, yielding MSAPATPQRILLRKLNPDSPARIFCFPYSGVGASMYNRWPAYADDAEICLVQPPGRENRIKEPHYGTYEQLADQLADQLAPHFDRPFGFFGHCGGALPGFALAVELRQRGLPTPDRLFISSQVAPHDGPFGRFLELGNAQLAVELAAFAKRLGGTPSPDMIAMSLRVMRKDVDANKAYHLDEPVVLPSAIDVISWRDDVEIRPEQSTGWQHYAEPGRYRQVVLEGEHHSFLDAPPALLGELAAGMAAAVEGRKAMAGGTA
- a CDS encoding cytochrome P450, whose protein sequence is MRTTADGTAVPQADITAADLHASSLYGTGDPHPIWTAMRRHSPVHRQELPDGREFWSVTKYDDVNDVLRDHTRFTSKRGTLLSILGGRDPAGGKMMAASDPPAHTAMRRPMADLLSARALSPLVPKVRRMVDRMLAPLADGTWNLARALADFPMAFTGTLMGLPESDWPRLTRLTSTAIAPDDPEFSQGDGTLASAHHELFSYFSADVRRRAGDPGDDLVGSLLRMDVGGRPFRHDELVYNCYSLLLGANVTTPHAVAGTVLALIEHPDEYRRLLADPELVPSAVEEGLRWSSPANHFMRHVTRPTEIRGVELRRGDPVVAWLGSANRDEEVFADPFRFDVSRSPNRHVAFGFGPHYCIGAPLARIALRLLVDRIVGTVAEFRLEAPVEHLTSNFVAGIKDMRVSARLHRGAAEKLEEAITLDEPVPLNG
- a CDS encoding non-ribosomal peptide synthetase, translated to MSTTLGERGLRSIVDVFTHHARTFPEAVAVSGEDGDLSYAQLDRRTTALAGALRASGAAAGDVVGILLPRSVDLVVLQLAVLKAGCAYLVLAPDTPVERRAAILRDARPALVVGGEAPWTTPAELAARAGDVPLGTPRGADTAYVAYTSGSTGTPKGVVVPHRAVVRLVVGADYLPVGRDDVFLQFAPAAFDASTLEIWGPLLNGGKLVVAPAGDLRPADLTALVRDRGVTVLWLTAGLFHQVVEAGLADLTGLRLLIAGGDVLSPSHVDRAIAALPSTAVVNGYGPTENTTFTCCAVLDGPVGAGAVPIGRPVTGTLVHLLDEHGDRVPDGRTGRIFTSGLGLAHGYLGAPGATADRFVPDPFSGVPGDRMYATGDLGRRGPDGRLEFLGREDRQVKIRGFRVEPAEVEVVLRTHPDVEDVAVLPRPSATGQALTAYYASDEAVISAWLRDHLAAFLPPYMIPARFVRVDELPLTANGKVDRSALAALALPDRGDLSTDYRAPATPLESWLAELWADLLQVERVGVDDDFFEIGGHSLMAVRLTSEIFDRHEVDVPIHTYYENPTVAELAALIARGCQGAEEAS
- the glyA gene encoding serine hydroxymethyltransferase: MTTADVVEIADHGVRALRESDPVLFDLLEREQVRQAETLALVAASSVADPSVLACAGSVLGNVTAEGYPGARFHAGSQVADEVERLAVDRAIRAFGARHANVQPHSGSNANQIVLFGLLRPGDVLMGMGLDAGGHLTHGAAPSVTGRYFTPVSYGTDASGLIDYDRMAELAEEHRPRVVVCGASSYPRFIDYARFRAVADAVGAYLVADISHVAGLIAAGLHPNPVDHAHITTTSTYKQLYGPRGGLILLGRDADTPVPGRGRTLAEVVDNAVFPYFQGTPALNSIAAKARALGMVLDPSFKDLARRVRANADVLAEAMTAAGHEVLTGGTDNHMVLLDVTPAGLTGVIAEQALESCGIVTNKNKIPGDRYGPSVTSGLRLGTNILAARGMTDDAVRRCAALVVRVLAAVRPAGTVTWYLDEAVRTEVLAEVALLCRDFPLTQIHSGRS
- a CDS encoding condensation domain-containing protein, whose translation is MGNAATRPERVLARIWQDVLGVDRVDEDGDFFSLGGDSLLALKVIGAAAEEGLDLTLVDLFRSPTVRGMCAALGADRAGPDDAGDLLAPEDRALVPADAEDAYPASRLQLGLIYETLLSNGDNYHTVVSRVVNRPLDADALVRALAVVSGRHPALRTRFDLVTFSEAMQVVQWSARIPVEFADHRGLAPDVEAARYEEVMTGSLKEVFDPESVPLVRVHAAALDEGRFRFSHAFHHSLMDGWSESIFTSEVVRAYAADLDGTPLDLGTPAPMQREHVRLERAALRDAASRAHFDALRPHLATEEASGEPRYRKIGFPLPHDAAAALVERSAAWGVPLKSLMLAVHAAAVAAFTGTTAPVVGVPVGGRPEVPGADLTIGLFLNYLPLRLPLDGTTWRAAADAALAGERALLPHRRFPDSEVRRLLNRRPFDSAFNYVRFHARHAALADGLLDPEEDMRERADFPIRIEAIDNLPSAGVRVEITVDVAKHGDGAPEELRGSLLAAVDGLVGPPSNSVVPLGATGNRSRA